DNA sequence from the Bdellovibrio bacteriovorus genome:
CAGAGATTCAGGATTTAAGATGTCAGGATTAGCGACCGCATAACCAATCGTCACCGGCAATGCTCCAGGAATCGCACCCGGAACTGCGGCATAAACCCAGCGGCGCTTCCAGTACATGGTGTAGGCGACATTGTATAAGAATACACAAACCAAACCCACCCAACCTGCAACAGGCTCAAGGGTGAACAAGAAATTCAAACCAACAACTAAGAAACTGACAGCCAAAATTCCTGCTGCTGCTGGCTTAATTTTTCCAGCCGCAATCGGGCGCTTGGATGTGCGAGGCATTTTTTGATCGAGTTTCCACTCTTGAACTTGGTTTAAAGCCAAAGATCCAGAAGCCAGGAAGTAAATCCCCAACAGAGTTTCTAAGAACTCTTTCCAGCTAAATGTTTGTTCGATTTGAAAACCAGTGGCATAGCCGGCTAATCCCGCAAGAACCGAGAAGACGACTATGCCAAATTTGGTAAGATCGGCGTATGTTCTAAGCACGATCTTATAAAGGACTTACCTCAATCACACGTGTTGCGATATCAACAACGCTGAAGAGGAGAAGAACTACCAGGAAGAAGAAACCAGACGCGAAGATAGCGCGATTCATGTTTGTGTCGTCTTTCAAGTGCATGAAGTACAACAAAACCAGAGACGCCTTCACCGCCGCAATAGCAAACGCAACAAATGCTGCGAAAGCGCCAAGCTGAGCGTTGAATTGATGCGCGATCACGGTCAAGAAAGTCAAACCAAACAAAGCGCCGCCCACTTTAAGGTAAGTGGACATCGGCGTGATGTGTGGATGCAAAACATTTGGATCGTTTTGAGTGTTGCTAGCCATTTTTAATTACCCCACCAAATATAGAAGAGGGAACAAGAAGATCCAGATCAAGTCGACGATGTGCCAGAAGATTCCAACACCTTCTACTGGGATCCAGTATTGAGAGTGGAAATCGCCGCGAATCGTACGAATCAACAACCAAGCGATCAAGCCCATACCGATCAACACGTGAAGACCGTGAAGACCTGTCATGCAGTAGTAGAAACCGAAGTACATACCAAGGTTTGCGTGTTCTGCACCGACTTTTGCTACATCCAAGAAACGGCCTGGGTAAAGACCCAAGTGGAATTTATGGCTGTATTCAAAGTACTTGATACACATGAAGATCGCACCGCAAAGGATCGTCGTTGCCAAAGCAATCGCCGCCTTTTTCTGTTCATTTCTTTGCACGTAAGAGATCGAGATCGCCATTGTGAAAGAAGAGAAGATCAGAACCAGCGTATTTACGAATCCCATTCTCCAGTCCAAAGTTTTCGCGCCTTCAGCGAACATCTCAGGATAGATATTGTGGAAAATCGCGTAACCAACCAAGATCGCCCCGAACATCAGGATCTCAGTTACCATGAACAACCAAATACCTTGCTTACCGCTATCGTACTCTTGTTCCGCTGTTTTAAAGTGGTGAGATACGTGAGCTGAACGGACTCCGCCGTGTGTAGTGCTATCTGTACTCATATGGCCCCGCTGTTACAATTGGTTCAACTGCAAAGTTATCGTGTGGAGGAGGAGACGAAGTCTGCCATTCCAAAGTTTTTGAGTTCCAAGGATTCATAGAAGCTTTTGGACCTTTTCTGATACCTTGAACGATCGCATAGAGACCAAACAAGAAACCAGTCAGGATCAACCAAGAGCCCACTGTTGAAACCTTATTCAAAGTTTCATACGCCGGGATGTAGTCGAAATAACGACGTGGCATACCCATCGCACCCAAGATGAATTGAGGGAAGAACGTCACGTTGAAACCGATGAAGATGAAAACGAAAGAAAGGCGAGCCAAGTTTTCGTTGAACATCTTTCCGAACATTTTTGGGAACCAGTAGTAGAAGCCACCCATCAACGCCATCAAAGTACCACCCACCATCACGTAGTGGAAATGCGCCACTACGAAGTAAGTATCGTGGAAGTGAACGTCGATTGGAAGAGTTGCAAGCATGATACCTGTCACACCACCGATAGCGAACAAGAACAAGAAGCCCAGTGCGAACAACATCGGAGAATCAAAAGAGATGGAACCTTTGTAAAGTGTCGCAACCCAGTTGAACATCTTGATCGCTGTTGGAACCCCAACCAGCATCGTTATGAATGAGAAGAGGATGCCCGCAGTTTCAGATTGACCAGATACGAACATGTGGTGACCCCAAACGAAGAAGGACACCGCTGCGATACCTAGTGAAGAGTACGCAATCGCTGTGTAACCGAAGATCACTTTGCGAGAGAATGTTGTGATCAATTCAGAAACCACACCCATCGCTGGGATGATCATGATGTAAACCGCTGGATGCGAATAGAACCAGAAGAAGTGTTGGAACAAGACCGGGTCACCACCCAGTGCCGGATCGAAGATACCCACACCGAAAAGTTTTTCCGCTGCCAACAACAACAAAGTGATCGCAAGTACTGGAGTCGCCAACATTTGTAGGATCGCTGTTGAATAAAGAGCCCATACGAACAATGGCATTCTGTGCATTGTCATGCCTGGAGCTCTTAGTTTGTGAACTGTCACGATGAAGTTCAAACCCGTAAGAACTGAAGACATACCCATGACGAACGCACCTAAAACCATCAACACTGTCGCAGTGCCAGTTCTGATGGAGTATGGAGTATAGAACGTCCAACCAGTGTCGATTTTATTAAAGAAGAAAGTCAAAATAGCCAAAGCCGCACCCGCCATGAAGCAGTACCAGCTCAACAAATTGATTTTCGGGAAGGCCACGTCTTTTGCGCCCAAGTGAAGAGGCAAGAAGAAGTTACCCAAGATCGCCGGGATACCAGGAACGATAACCATGAAGACCATGATCGCGCCGTGATAAGTAAGGACTTGGTTGTAAACGTCTCCGTTTTTTAAAACTTGTCCTACGTTCGCTGTCGCGTTCGGAGCAAAAAGTTCCAAACGAAGAAGCAAGGCCATAACCCCGCCCACGAAGAAGAAGAACATAACAGAGATCATGTACATAAGACCGATACGTTTATGGTCAACAGTCGTTAACCAAGACCATAGGCCTTTTTCAAAATTAATGTAGTTGTCACCGTGATGAGCTGATTTTGTAGCCATAGGTGCGCTCCTTATTTCAATTCCTTGATGTACTCAACAAGTGCGCTGAGTTCATTTTCATTCAACTGACCCTGGAAGGTAGGCATAACACCTTTAGGGAAACCTTTAACGATGTGCTTGTTCGGCTCTAAGATAGATTCACGAATATAGTTTTCGTCGAACTTAAGCTTTTCACCGTTATCCATCTCTTCTTCATGACCAAACTTTTGGAACAAAGAAGGACCGACTTTAACCGCTGGAGAATCTACAGAGTGGCAAGAGGCACAAGCTTTAACGGCAAAAAGTTTTTCACCTTTTTTAGCAAGTGGAAGGTTTCTTTCTTCCTGCCCTTGTTCCAAGTAACGATCAAAATCTTCACGAGAAACAACTTTCAGCTTACCGATCATGCCTGAGTGAGAAGTACCGCAGTACTCAGTACAGAAGATGTGGAAGTCACCCAATTTTTCAGCGCGGAACCACAAAGCTGTGTAACGACCTGGAACCGCATCTTGTTTAATACGGAAAGAAGGCACGAAGAAAGAGTGGATCACGTCGCTAGAAGTAAGAAGAATTTTGACGTCTTGACCGATAGGTACAACGACTTCATTTACGGTTTTATAACCGTTTTTGTATTCAACTTCCCAAGCCCATTGCTTACCTAATACGTTAATCTCTAACGCATTCTTCGGCATTGCGCGCATGTTGTGGTAAATGTACCAACCCCAAACAAACACCGCCAAGAAGATCACAAGTGGAATGAATGACCACAAGAACTCCAAGAAAGTATTGTGAGAGATATAGGCTGTTTTATCGTTAGGAGTTTTACGTCTGTATTTCCAAACGAAATAAATCATCCCACCGATAACAAGAACGCAGGCGATGAAACTTGTAATCAGCAAGAAACCGTACAGATTGTCCACCTGCTTTGCAATCTCGGTCCCCTGCGTTGGCATGAAGGATTGGGCCTTCGCAATATTAAACCACATCATGTACCTTTATCTCCCCGCCGTCTTGTTCTTCGATCTGCGAGAACGAATATAAAACGGCAATAACCATAATACCATCACCAGAACCATCACGGCTCCGCCGACCTTCATAAGATTGAAAGCCGCCAAAGTGTACTTGCTCTGATGTGGGTCATACTTAAAACAATAGAGCACTAAGTTGTCGACGATGCTTCCGATTTTACCTTCGGTCGCTTCGTTCAATGCCAACTTGATATCTTGAGGATTGAACATAATCCCCGGAAGATAGCGAGAGATTGTTCCGTCAGGCGTGATAATCACGGCTGCAGAAGCATGTGCCCATTCTTTCGCTGCCTCATCCCATTTAAATTTAAAACCTAAAGACTGAGTGATCGCCTGAACCGCAGATTCATCTGCCGTCACAAAGTGCCAGCCCGAAGCTGCTTCAGGACGCTCATAAAGCTTGATGTAAGTCTCTTTTTTCTTCGCGGCCAAGTCGGGAGTTTCTTTTGAGTCAAAACTCATAGAAAGAATTTTGTACTTCTTCCCCACCGTCCAATTCTTATCCATCAATTTCAATGCATCTGTAAGACCATTCAAATGGAAGTTACAAAGACCCGGACAAGAAAAATAAACCGGAGAAATAATCACCGGATGTTTGCCATCAAAGAAAGATCCTAGAGTAACTTCCTGACCGTTGTCGTCTTTCACTTTTAAAGACAGGTCAATCTTGCCACCTAGTTTCTCGTCGATACCAACGCCCTCCAACTCTTTCGGCGCTTCACTTGCGACCTTCGGAGCTGGTTTGCCATCGTAAGCGCGTGCCGTTGAAAACAAAACGAGAACGCTTGCAGAGAGCAGCATTCCCATTGTTTTCATTTTAAAAACACGCGCGTTCGTTAGCATTTATAAACCTTTAATTACTGTGCAGTTTTTGCGAACTCAGCAACTTTAGCAGGATCGTCTTTAGATTTATTTTGAGTGATAGAATCAATGTAATGAACTAGAGCCCAACGATCTGCTGGCTTGAAGTGAGCGTAAGCAGCCATGGAAGTTCCTTTGATACCAACAGTAAGAACTTTAAAGTGAGCGATAGCGCCTTCACCTTGTGTCCATTTACCTTCAACAAGGTTGCGAGGTTTTGGATTCAAGCCTGCACCCGCAGCACCGTCACCTTTACCTTCATTACCGTGGCACATTGCACAGTTCGTCATGAATACCTTTTGGCCGTAAGCCACAAGCTCAGGAGAAGACACCCAAGGTTCTTTAACTTTAGTGATATCAAAGACTGGAGCTGCGCCCTCTGCTGCTGGAGCATTAGGATCGATTACGTTCTCAGCCAAATCGACACCTTTGTTGATAGCAACTAGGTAGAAGAAGAAAGCAAAGCAAAACGCCATTGAAAAGGCGAACGCAAGCAAACCGGCACGATTATACTCATCTCTATTTTCAGACATAGGTGGGCACTCCCTAGGAGACGCAAAATAGTTTTGTCACAATATTGTAATGTATTGTTCTAAGTATCTTAAAAGACTAAGGTCGGCAACTAATTAAGCCGACCCAGTCGAGGTTCTACTGATGCGACACTAGGCATCAAAGAGGGTGAAACAAAAAGTTGCGGGTGATACTCACAAACTTTTCTGGAGATTCGATGTTGGGACAGTGGCCCAAACCTTCAATAACTTGAAATTTTCCTCGCGAAAACAAAGAAGCTAGAGCTTCAGAATCCGACATCGGTAAAAGCTTATCGTGCTCTCCGTGAAGAACGAGCACTTCATTCTTAATTTTTTGAATTTCTTCGCGAATATCCAATCCATCTAAGGCTTGAAGAACCCAGTGACCGACGGTTTTTACCGCGTGAAAAGCATCCTCCACCAAGACGTCTTTAAAGAATTTCGACTCGGGATTATTATTATGAATCGTAGATCCCAGAACGACGCCCGTTAAATTTCGATCCTGCTTCATTTGTTCAAAAGCAGAGATCATCGATGTGTCGAATGTCACACCTTGCGCACCCACGGAGTCTAAAAGAACCGCTTTTCCAAAAAGTTCTGGAGCTTTAGCCATCATCAAAGAGGCAATCAGCCCCCCCGTTGAGTGACCAACCAAATGAACAGGCCCCTTTTTTAAAGAGCGAACGACTTCAATAAAGTCTTCCGCAAAAAGATGCATGTTCACTTCATCAGAACTTTGCGGAGCCGTACTTCCGCCACAACCGCGAAACTCAGCGTAAATCAAAGATCCTTGATAGTTCTTACCTTGAGCTTCTTTTTTCCAGATCTCTTCAGAAGGCAGCCACCAGCGATTTGAAGCCAGGTTGCCGTGGATAAAGAAAACATCTTCAGGAGCTAAGCCGGGTTTTACTTCAACGTGAATCATTCGCGACCCACTTTGATATTTTCCTGGCCCGCACGAACTTCGCCACGGAAAGGATAACCTTCAAAGTCGTCACCTTTATAAAGACGTTTATTCCCCGTCACAATTTCATAAACCCAAGCCGCTGTGAAGTAAGGAACCGCTTCCACCATTTTGTGTTCAGAACCGTTGATGTAAAGACGGCTGGCACGCGCCTCTTCAGGGACTGCATCCCAATACTCATCAAGAACACTTGTATTGATGTACTGATCTTGACGAGCAATCATCAAATGCAAAGCACGATGGGGAATCGTGTGAGTGAAATCAATCGGACGA
Encoded proteins:
- a CDS encoding cytochrome c oxidase subunit 3 family protein, whose amino-acid sequence is MSTDSTTHGGVRSAHVSHHFKTAEQEYDSGKQGIWLFMVTEILMFGAILVGYAIFHNIYPEMFAEGAKTLDWRMGFVNTLVLIFSSFTMAISISYVQRNEQKKAAIALATTILCGAIFMCIKYFEYSHKFHLGLYPGRFLDVAKVGAEHANLGMYFGFYYCMTGLHGLHVLIGMGLIAWLLIRTIRGDFHSQYWIPVEGVGIFWHIVDLIWIFLFPLLYLVG
- a CDS encoding alpha/beta fold hydrolase, which gives rise to MIHVEVKPGLAPEDVFFIHGNLASNRWWLPSEEIWKKEAQGKNYQGSLIYAEFRGCGGSTAPQSSDEVNMHLFAEDFIEVVRSLKKGPVHLVGHSTGGLIASLMMAKAPELFGKAVLLDSVGAQGVTFDTSMISAFEQMKQDRNLTGVVLGSTIHNNNPESKFFKDVLVEDAFHAVKTVGHWVLQALDGLDIREEIQKIKNEVLVLHGEHDKLLPMSDSEALASLFSRGKFQVIEGLGHCPNIESPEKFVSITRNFLFHPL
- a CDS encoding protoheme IX farnesyltransferase, which gives rise to MLRTYADLTKFGIVVFSVLAGLAGYATGFQIEQTFSWKEFLETLLGIYFLASGSLALNQVQEWKLDQKMPRTSKRPIAAGKIKPAAAGILAVSFLVVGLNFLFTLEPVAGWVGLVCVFLYNVAYTMYWKRRWVYAAVPGAIPGALPVTIGYAVANPDILNPESLYLFLIMFLWQMPHFWVLAIKFKDDYAAGGVPTLPVALGMERTLFQIGLYTFVYVGVALAAPMFVHASWMFVLLTFPFCFKVLQEFYRYYKSNGTERWLAFFMWLNVSMLVFIVIPVIDKWNFLFIHSN
- the ctaD gene encoding cytochrome c oxidase subunit I, translating into MATKSAHHGDNYINFEKGLWSWLTTVDHKRIGLMYMISVMFFFFVGGVMALLLRLELFAPNATANVGQVLKNGDVYNQVLTYHGAIMVFMVIVPGIPAILGNFFLPLHLGAKDVAFPKINLLSWYCFMAGAALAILTFFFNKIDTGWTFYTPYSIRTGTATVLMVLGAFVMGMSSVLTGLNFIVTVHKLRAPGMTMHRMPLFVWALYSTAILQMLATPVLAITLLLLAAEKLFGVGIFDPALGGDPVLFQHFFWFYSHPAVYIMIIPAMGVVSELITTFSRKVIFGYTAIAYSSLGIAAVSFFVWGHHMFVSGQSETAGILFSFITMLVGVPTAIKMFNWVATLYKGSISFDSPMLFALGFLFLFAIGGVTGIMLATLPIDVHFHDTYFVVAHFHYVMVGGTLMALMGGFYYWFPKMFGKMFNENLARLSFVFIFIGFNVTFFPQFILGAMGMPRRYFDYIPAYETLNKVSTVGSWLILTGFLFGLYAIVQGIRKGPKASMNPWNSKTLEWQTSSPPPHDNFAVEPIVTAGPYEYR
- a CDS encoding SCO family protein translates to MLTNARVFKMKTMGMLLSASVLVLFSTARAYDGKPAPKVASEAPKELEGVGIDEKLGGKIDLSLKVKDDNGQEVTLGSFFDGKHPVIISPVYFSCPGLCNFHLNGLTDALKLMDKNWTVGKKYKILSMSFDSKETPDLAAKKKETYIKLYERPEAASGWHFVTADESAVQAITQSLGFKFKWDEAAKEWAHASAAVIITPDGTISRYLPGIMFNPQDIKLALNEATEGKIGSIVDNLVLYCFKYDPHQSKYTLAAFNLMKVGGAVMVLVMVLWLLPFYIRSRRSKNKTAGR
- a CDS encoding c-type cytochrome; its protein translation is MSENRDEYNRAGLLAFAFSMAFCFAFFFYLVAINKGVDLAENVIDPNAPAAEGAAPVFDITKVKEPWVSSPELVAYGQKVFMTNCAMCHGNEGKGDGAAGAGLNPKPRNLVEGKWTQGEGAIAHFKVLTVGIKGTSMAAYAHFKPADRWALVHYIDSITQNKSKDDPAKVAEFAKTAQ
- a CDS encoding cytochrome C oxidase subunit IV family protein encodes the protein MASNTQNDPNVLHPHITPMSTYLKVGGALFGLTFLTVIAHQFNAQLGAFAAFVAFAIAAVKASLVLLYFMHLKDDTNMNRAIFASGFFFLVVLLLFSVVDIATRVIEVSPL
- the coxB gene encoding cytochrome c oxidase subunit II, which translates into the protein MMWFNIAKAQSFMPTQGTEIAKQVDNLYGFLLITSFIACVLVIGGMIYFVWKYRRKTPNDKTAYISHNTFLEFLWSFIPLVIFLAVFVWGWYIYHNMRAMPKNALEINVLGKQWAWEVEYKNGYKTVNEVVVPIGQDVKILLTSSDVIHSFFVPSFRIKQDAVPGRYTALWFRAEKLGDFHIFCTEYCGTSHSGMIGKLKVVSREDFDRYLEQGQEERNLPLAKKGEKLFAVKACASCHSVDSPAVKVGPSLFQKFGHEEEMDNGEKLKFDENYIRESILEPNKHIVKGFPKGVMPTFQGQLNENELSALVEYIKELK